GCCGGCCGGACCGGTGCCAAGGTGCTGGGCCTGCCCGCTGGCCCGAACAGCCTGGGCCTGGGTGCCCTGAACCTCGTGCCCCGCGCTGGCGGCCTGGGCGTGAATCGGCTGGCCGAGGTGCCCGCCGCGTTTATCAGCCGCCTGGACCCCGGTGTGCGGGCGCGCGGCTTCACGGTCGTGCACGACCTCCACCTGACCGCCACCGCGCAACTGGCCGATGTGGTGCTGCCCGCCGTGAGCAATTACGAGAAGCGCGGCACCACCGTCAACCTGGAAGGCCGCCTGCTGCCCCTGGCCTCGGCCGCCATTCAGGCCGGCGACTCGGCCGACCTGATCCGCACCCTCACTGCCCTGGCCGAGGCCCTGGGTGTGAAAGCCCCCGTGCGCGGCCTGCGCGGCGCCCAGACTCTGGCGCAGACCCGCCTGGGCGTGAACCTCGCGGAACTGCCGGCCCAGGGCCAGCTGCACACCTTCCCCCGCCCCTACACGGCCCCCACCCAGCCCCACACCCCGCGCCTGTGGACCGCGCGCATGGTCCGCCGCGATCAGGACTGGGTGGACCGCATTGCGGACCTGACCCAGGGCGGCTGGACGCTGCCCGTGTCGCCAGCTGGCCCTCAGCCGGGAGGGGATGACTGATGGGGGGCGGATGGTTGATGGTTGATGGCGGATGGCCGATGGCGCGAGGGGCAGGGGGGGCGCTTGGGTTGAGGTGGTCACACGCCCCCTCACCCCAGCCCTCTCCCACGAGGGGAGAGGGAGCAAAGACCGCGTCCCGCCTCCTGCGTACCGCATCCCATCCGGAGGCCCTCTAATGCCCGACTGGCTCGCCACCCTCCTCATTTCGCTCCTCAAGGCTGTGCTGGTCGTGCTGGGGCTGCTCACCACCTTCGCGTACATGACGCTGGTGGAGCGCCGCCTGCTGGGCCGCATGCAGCTGCGCCCCGGGCCCAACCGCGTGGGGCCGATGGGCCTGTTGCAGCCTGCCGCCGACGCGATTAAAAGCATCTTCAAGGAAGACCTGAACGTCACGCTGGCCGACAAGCTGGTGTACACCCTGGCGCCCATCGTGGCGATTGGCATGGCGCTGACCGCCTTTGGTGGTCTGCCCGCTGGCCCGGCGGGCAGCCTGTTTGGCGAGAACCCCTGGGTCTACAACCTGGACGCCGGCATTCTGGCCCTGCTGGCGCTGACCTCTATGGGCGTGTACGGCATCTTCCTGGGCGGCTGGGCCTCGGGCAGCAAGTACCCGATTCTGGGTGGCCTGCGTTCCAGCGCGCAGATGATTTCCTACGAGCTGGGCATGGGCCTGAGCATCCTGGGCCTGCTGATGCTGGTGGGCACCACCAGTTTCCACAGCATTGTCGGTTGGCAGGCCACGAACGGCTGGCTGATCCTCTTTCAGGCGCTGGGCTTCGCCCTGTTCCTGATCTCCTCGTTTGCCGAGACCAACCGCACGCCCTTTGACCTGCCCGAAGCCGAGCAGGAGATCGTGGCCGGCTACCTCACCGAATATTCCGCGATCAAGTGGGCGCTCTTTCAGATGGCGGAATACGTGAACATGATCACTGCCTCGGCTGTGATGGCCACGCTGTTTTTCGGCGGTTGGAAGGGCCCGCAGTTCCTGAACGGCCTGATTCCGGGCATCTCGGACTGGCCGCTGATCTGGCTGATCCTGAAGATCGCCTTCTTCCTCTTCCTGTTCATCTGGGTGCGCGCCACGCTGCCCCGGTTGCGCTACGACCAGCTGATGCGCTTTGGCTGGAAGCTGGTGCTGCCCCTGGCGCTGGCGAACACGATCATGACCGCCGCTGTGCTGGCCTTTTCTGGGCCATTTGGGCTCTGGAAACCCGGTAACCCCTGGGTGATGGGCCTGCTCAGTCTGGCCGCCCTGCTTGCGCTCCTGCTCATGAGTGACCGCGTGCGCACGCTGTGGAACCAGCCGACCGTGCGCCGTGAGGGCGAAGTGCGGCTGGGGGGTGGGGACTGATGGGGCAGATGGTTGATGGTCGATGGCTGATGGCGGATAGCCAAAAGTCGAGAAGTCGAGAAGTCGAGAAGTCGAGCCACTGCCTCCCGCATCCCGCCTCCCCCTCTTTTCCCACTCCCCACTTCCCACTTCCCACCCCCCCCTTGAAAGGAGCCCCCCATGGGCGTGCTTGAGATCGCCAAAGGCATGGGCGTCACGCTGAGCAAGCTGTTTCAGAAGCCCGTGACGGTCAGTTACCCCGAGCAGCGGGCCACGCTGCAGCCGCGTTTCCGGGGGCGGCATATCCTCACGCGGCACCCGGGCACCGGGCTGGAAAAGTGCATCGGCTGCTCGCTGTGCGCCGCCGCCTGCCCGGCCTACGCCATTTACGTGGAGGCCGCCGAGAACGACCCCGCCGCCCCCGTCAGCCCCGGCGAGCGCTACGCGAAGGTCTACGAGATCAACATGCTGCGCTGCATCTTCTGCGGCATGTGCGAGGAAGCCTGCCCCACGGGCGCCGTGGTGCTGGGCAACGAATTCGAGATGGCCGATTACCGCTACCGCGACTTTGTCTACGGCAAGGAAGACATGCTGGTCGGCGTCACCGGCAGCCTCCCCCAGCGCCGCGAAGCCGAGCGCAAGGGCAAACCCGTGCGCCTGGGCTTTCAGCTCGAAGGCGGCGTGCGTGAGGAACTGGAAGGGGTGAAGTACCAGTGAGGGGGGGAAGGTTGAAGGTTGATGGTCGATGGCCGATGGCGATGGGGGCAAGGTGGGCGCTTGGGCTGAGGTGGTCACACGCCCCCTCTGCTGCGCAGCTCTGCGAGCCACCCAAACCCTTTCTGCTCCGCAGAGAGGAAGTTTACACCGCCTCCCGCGTCCCGCACCCCGCCCCCCATCTTTTCCCACTCCCTACTTCCCACTCCCCACACCCCATGACCGGAGCCCACCCATGACCCTCGCCTTCATCCTTCTGGGCGCGCTGGCGATTGTGGGCGGGATCATCACCATTGCGGCAAAGAACGCCGTTCACGCGGCGCTGGGGCTGGTGGGCACGCTGCTGTGTGTGGCGGGGCTCTTTGCCACCCTGAACGCCTCGTTTCTGGCGGCCACGCAGGTGATCGTGTACGCGGGGGCCGTGATGGTGCTTTTTCTCTTCGTGATCATGCTGCTGAACGCCAACCAGCCGGTCACGGGGCGCGACCCGGTGCCGTTTGTGCGGGAACTGGCGGGGATTGGCGGCACGCTGCTGGCCGGCGCTTTTGTGGTGCTGGCCTTTACCTACAAAGACCCGCGCCCGTTGGCCGAGGGGGCGGCGGCCCTCAAAGGCGGCAGCGCGCTGGTGATGGGGGAGACGCTGCTCACGCGTTTCCTGCTGCCCTTTGAAGCGGTGAGCATTCTGCTGCTGGTGGCGATTGTGGGCGCCGTGGCCCTGGTGCAGCGCCCCGAAGCCCAGCCCGACGGCGTCCCGGATGAACTGGAAGAGCCCATCGGCGCCGCGCGGCCCGAACGGGAGATGGCCCCCCGAACGGGCGCCCAGCCCGCGCTGCAGGCCGGGCGCGAAAGTGAGGTGGGCGCGTAATGGTGTCAACGGGCTCGTATGTGGCGCTGTCGGGCATTCTGTTTGCCCTGGGCATGATTGGCGTGCTCACCCGGCGCACGGCGATCATGGTCTTTCTGTCGGTGGAACTCATGCTGAACGCCGCGAACCTCGCGCTGGTGGCGTTCGCGCGCTCGTGGGGCGACCCCACCGGGCAGACCGCCGTGTTCATCGTCATGACGCTGGCCGCCGCCGAGGTGGCGATTGGCCTGGCGATCATCGTCGCTATTTTCCGCAAGCGCGAGACCACCAACGTGGACGATCTCGCGGCCCTGAAAGGCTGAGTGGCTATGGAGAGTCTGCCTGCGCTGTACCTGCTTCCCCTGCTGCCGCTGCTCTCGTTTGCGCTGCTGATCACGCTGCCGCGCCTGTTTCCCGGCAAGATCGGCGGCTGGGTCGCCACGGGCGCGGTGGGGGCCGCCTTCGTCGTGGCCGTGCTGCGCTACCTGAACCAGGGGGCGGCCCCCGCCCACGAGGTGCTGTGGACGTGGCTGCCCAACATGGCCCTGAACGCCAACCTCTCGGTGGGCTTCTGGTACGATCAGCTTTCGGCCCTGATGGCGCTGATCATCACGGGCATCGGCTTCCTGATTCACCTGTACTCGATTTCCTACATGGGCCACGACCCCAAGTTCACGCGCTTTTTTGCCTTCCTGAACTTCTTCGTGGCCATGATGCTGATTCTGGTGCTGGCCGACTCCTACCCCCTCATGTTCGTGGGCTGGGAAGGCGTGGGCATGGCAAGTTACCTGCTGATCGGCTTCTGGTTTAACGGGCGCCACAGTGAGGCCTCGGATCAGGACGTGCGCGAGGCCAGCGACCGCGAGGGCGTGGCGAATTCCAACGCCGCGCGCAAGGCGTTCATCATGAACCGCATTGGCGATCTGGGCTTCATGCTGGGCATGTTCCTGCTGTTCAAGCTGTACGGCACCCTCTCCATCCCCGAACTGGCCGAGCGGGTGGACGGCGGCGCGCAGGTGGCGCAGGCGGGCATTGAACTGGCCTGCCTGTTCCTGCTGGTGGGCGCAGTGGGCAAGAGCGGTCAGCTGCCCCTGACCACCTGGCTGCCCGACGCGATGGCGGGCCCCACGCCAGTGTCGGCGCTGATTCACGCGGCCACCATGGTCACGGCGGGCGTGTATCTGGTGGCGCGCAGCCACTTCCTGTACGACCTCGCCCCGAACGCCAGCCTGTGGGTGGCCTGGGTGGGCGGCCTGACCGCCCTGTACGGCGCCCTGTCGGCCCTGAACCAGCACGACATCAAGAAGATTCTGGCGTTCTCCACGGTGTCGCAGCTGGGCTACATGTTCATGGCCGTGGGCCTGCACGCCTACTCGGCGGGCGTCTTCCACCTGCTCACCCACGCGTTTTTCAAGGCGCTGCTGTTCCTGGCGGCGGGCGCGGTTATTCACGCGCTGCACGATGAACAGGACGTGCGCCGCATGGGCGGGCTGCGCCGCAAGATGCCGTTTACGCACCTGGTGTCGGTGGCGGGGGTGCTGGCGATTGCCGGAATTCCTATCTGGAGCGGCTTCTTTTCCAAGGACGCCATTCTGGCCGCCGCCTACGAGGCCAACCCCGGCCTGTACGTGATTGGACTGGGCGTGGCGCTGCTCACCGCCTTTTACATGGGCCGCTGGTATTTCCTGGTCTGGGCCGGCACTTACCGGGGCCACGGCCACCCGCACGAGGCCGACCTGATCACCAAGGTGCCGCTGGGCATCCTGGCGGCGCTAGCGACCCTGGGCGGCCTGCTGAATATCCCCACCTTTCTGGGCGGCAAGCACGCCTTTGACGACTACCTGGGCCGCGCCATTCCGGTGCACGCCCACGAGATTCCCGTGAGCACCGAGTGGCTGCTGACCCTGCTGGCGGTGGGGGCCGGGGCGCTGGGGCTGCTGTGGGCCTACCTGGAACACCGCCGGGGCACCCTGGTGGACGGCCCGCTGGGCGAAGCCAGCACCCGCGCGCTGTACCTGGATACCGTGTACGACAACCTCGTGGGTGCCCCCAGCAAGGCGATTGCCGGCGCACTGGACACCGTGGACCGGGGCACCGACGGCGCGCTGGGCGCCGTGGCGCGCAATGCCAGCGGGCCGGGCGGGCTGTTCACCCTGTGGCAAAGCGGCTTCGTGCGCGCCTACGCGGTCAGCATGGTCCTGGGCACCGCGCTGATCATCGGCTACTGGGCCCTGAAAACGATTGGAAGTGGCGCATGACCTTCACCGACTGGCTGCCGACCCTCATGATCTTTCTGCCGCTTGTGGGCAGCCTGCTGCTGCTGGTGGTGCCGAAAACCTTCCGCGACGAGGTGGCGGGCTTCATCGCCGCGCTGACCCTGGGCGTGGGACTGGCGATCTGGCGCGGCGGCGGCTCGGAACTGTTCCGCTGGGACTGGATTCCGCCGCTGGGCATCACCTACTCGGTGCAGCTGTCGGGCGTCAGTCTGGCGCTGGCGCTGGTCACGGCGTTCATGTCCTTTATCGCCATTCTGTACGCCGCGCGGCGCATTCCCAACCCCGGGCCCATGCTCTCGCTGATTCTGGCGATGGAAACCGGCCTGATCGGCATCTTTGCCGCGCAGGACCTGCTGCTGTTCTACGTGTTCTTTGAAGACGCCCTGATTCCCGCCCTGCTGATGCTCGCCATGTACGGCAAGGCCGGGCGCATGCAGGCGCTGGTG
This region of Deinococcus multiflagellatus genomic DNA includes:
- the nuoH gene encoding NADH-quinone oxidoreductase subunit NuoH gives rise to the protein MPDWLATLLISLLKAVLVVLGLLTTFAYMTLVERRLLGRMQLRPGPNRVGPMGLLQPAADAIKSIFKEDLNVTLADKLVYTLAPIVAIGMALTAFGGLPAGPAGSLFGENPWVYNLDAGILALLALTSMGVYGIFLGGWASGSKYPILGGLRSSAQMISYELGMGLSILGLLMLVGTTSFHSIVGWQATNGWLILFQALGFALFLISSFAETNRTPFDLPEAEQEIVAGYLTEYSAIKWALFQMAEYVNMITASAVMATLFFGGWKGPQFLNGLIPGISDWPLIWLILKIAFFLFLFIWVRATLPRLRYDQLMRFGWKLVLPLALANTIMTAAVLAFSGPFGLWKPGNPWVMGLLSLAALLALLLMSDRVRTLWNQPTVRREGEVRLGGGD
- the nuoI gene encoding NADH-quinone oxidoreductase subunit NuoI, with protein sequence MGVLEIAKGMGVTLSKLFQKPVTVSYPEQRATLQPRFRGRHILTRHPGTGLEKCIGCSLCAAACPAYAIYVEAAENDPAAPVSPGERYAKVYEINMLRCIFCGMCEEACPTGAVVLGNEFEMADYRYRDFVYGKEDMLVGVTGSLPQRREAERKGKPVRLGFQLEGGVREELEGVKYQ
- a CDS encoding NADH-quinone oxidoreductase subunit J family protein; protein product: MTLAFILLGALAIVGGIITIAAKNAVHAALGLVGTLLCVAGLFATLNASFLAATQVIVYAGAVMVLFLFVIMLLNANQPVTGRDPVPFVRELAGIGGTLLAGAFVVLAFTYKDPRPLAEGAAALKGGSALVMGETLLTRFLLPFEAVSILLLVAIVGAVALVQRPEAQPDGVPDELEEPIGAARPEREMAPRTGAQPALQAGRESEVGA
- the nuoK gene encoding NADH-quinone oxidoreductase subunit NuoK, giving the protein MVSTGSYVALSGILFALGMIGVLTRRTAIMVFLSVELMLNAANLALVAFARSWGDPTGQTAVFIVMTLAAAEVAIGLAIIVAIFRKRETTNVDDLAALKG
- the nuoL gene encoding NADH-quinone oxidoreductase subunit L — its product is MESLPALYLLPLLPLLSFALLITLPRLFPGKIGGWVATGAVGAAFVVAVLRYLNQGAAPAHEVLWTWLPNMALNANLSVGFWYDQLSALMALIITGIGFLIHLYSISYMGHDPKFTRFFAFLNFFVAMMLILVLADSYPLMFVGWEGVGMASYLLIGFWFNGRHSEASDQDVREASDREGVANSNAARKAFIMNRIGDLGFMLGMFLLFKLYGTLSIPELAERVDGGAQVAQAGIELACLFLLVGAVGKSGQLPLTTWLPDAMAGPTPVSALIHAATMVTAGVYLVARSHFLYDLAPNASLWVAWVGGLTALYGALSALNQHDIKKILAFSTVSQLGYMFMAVGLHAYSAGVFHLLTHAFFKALLFLAAGAVIHALHDEQDVRRMGGLRRKMPFTHLVSVAGVLAIAGIPIWSGFFSKDAILAAAYEANPGLYVIGLGVALLTAFYMGRWYFLVWAGTYRGHGHPHEADLITKVPLGILAALATLGGLLNIPTFLGGKHAFDDYLGRAIPVHAHEIPVSTEWLLTLLAVGAGALGLLWAYLEHRRGTLVDGPLGEASTRALYLDTVYDNLVGAPSKAIAGALDTVDRGTDGALGAVARNASGPGGLFTLWQSGFVRAYAVSMVLGTALIIGYWALKTIGSGA